Within Hydrogenophaga sp. PAMC20947, the genomic segment TGCTCAATATGGTTGCCGATCAAGGCGCCGGCCACGATGGCGACCACCGCAAACGGGAACAAACCAGGGCCAGAGCCGCGCGGACCACCGTGACCCATCGGGCTCGCGATGACCCCTCCGAGCAAAGCACCGCTGGCAGCGCCGGCGCCGCTCACCCCTACTTGGGTCTCAACAATCTCAATTCTGCCCACCGTACCGAGCCGGGCGGTCGATCCCTGTACGGTGGCACTGGCTGGCTCCTCATAGACCCAGACGGTTCTTGTGACCGGAGCGGCGCAGCCCGCGACGAGCGCGCAGATCACCACCGCGCTCAGGGCCCTCAGTCTGTACTTGGATGGATATCGTTTGGGTGTATTCATGCTAATTCTTTCATTGCGTTGCGGGTGGCCGATGGCCAGGCATCAAAGGCCGTTTCTCAAACGGCATCGAAGAAAGCCGGCACGTCGGAAAAGCGATCGCACCTGGCGCAATGTCGACTCATTGCAACAGCCTGGAGTCTGCGGCGGCAATATGGAGGCGATGTGGACGTAGATCCACAATTGCTCCGCATTGGGTGCGCAACTGCTTCGCGTGAAAAGGGGTCGTTTTCCTGACGATCCCAACACGCAGGCTTCGGCATGTTTTTTGGGATTAACAGGGGCGACTTTCCCGTTGATCAATCGATGCCCAGAAAGCCTGTGGCTGGTGCCGTGCCTATAGCGGCTGCTCAGACTGGGACGTTTTATAGCCGCAGTTGGTCGGGTCAGGTGTTTCGACTTTGCCGTGTCCAAGGACTGAAAACACAGCAAAGCAAGCGTTGAAAGCCGGGCTATGACTGGCTGCATCGGGTCGACTTGCGGCGGCGGTCACCTCTGAGAGCGGTCGTTCGGTCAGGCTCGACGTCGTCTGATTGACAGGCGTCGGGACAAGTAGAAGGTCAGAGCTCATTGGTTGCAGTTGAGCCCGAGCGTCTTCAAATAACTTCAACCGGGAGTTGATATCTGCCCGGGTAACCGGTTGAACTCACTCTTGACTCAGATCTTGGATGGATCAAAGCCGAAGGACTGAGCTCCTCATCCTGGTCTATAGAGCCGAGCTGCGGTAGATGCTGGGAGTGAGGCCGACGGTGCGTTTGAAGGTACGCGTGAAGTTCGATGCCGACGAAAAGTTGAGCATTGCGGAGATGTCATCGACGGTTCGTTTGGTGCTGCGCAGCAGGCGTTTTGCACGATCGATACGGACGTTATTGACATAGGCCAACGGTGTGACACCGGTAGAGCGCTTGAATGCCCGAATGAAATGGTATCGGCTCAAGCATGCCTCGGTGGCAATAGCGTCGAGTGATACGTCTGCTGCAGCGTGCGTATCGATGAACTCGAGCACCCTGCTCAATCGGCGCTTGTCCAGAATGCCGCTACCTTGCGCTGCTGACGCAGCCAGAGGTGAGCCAGCTCGGGCATAGCGCTCCACCAGGCGCGCTGCGACTGCTGTGCTCAGCGAGTCCACCATCAGGCTGGACGTTGAGCTTGGTTGCTCGCGTGACAGTTCTTCAGCGATGGCCGTACCGATGCCACGCACCAACGGATCGTCAATGCCGCCGGTGTAGATGAGGCCAGCGCTGACGGCGTCCTCCCCTGACTCGAGAAGCCCGTACAGATCAAGTGGCAGATACAGGTGCAACATGTCGAGTTGACCTTGCGCCACGTGCAGGTAGCGCACATCGACACCCCGAGGACAAAGACAGGCAAGGCCTTCTTTGGAGACGAATTTCTGCTCGGGCCCGTTCGCCCGGCGCTGGATGGTGGCCGACCCGCTGATCGCGATCGCCAGCTCGTTCACAGGTTGCAGAAAGGGCTGGCAGTGCAGATCGGTATGGCGACGCAACTCTGCGCCCAGTCCGTTGCTCCACTTGCGGCCAGTGGAGGATGCCAGCAGGGTGCAGCCATCGGTCTCGTATTTTCCTCCGGAGAATCCGTCGACGTTGTGGTCCGAAGAGAACTGGGCATGCGCAGCAACCGGTTGCGGCTTGCTGGTGGATGTCATCGGGCTGCAGGTTTGCACGGTGTTCCTTCCTCTGCGCAGATCCGCTCCGGGGTATGCCAGAGGAAGGGATCAAGTCAGCAAATTGAGATCATACATAGAGCAATGGATGAATGTGCTGAATCCCGATACGCACCAAGAATGACACTGGACAGTGTGTCCAACTCATAAAACCGCAGGAGACAAATACCATGAAGAGCGACGTTCAGACCATTCGCATTCCCCACCTAGGTGGCTCCACCATCGGGTATCGGTTCGGAAAACCGTACGATGCTTCTTTGCCGACACTGGTGATGGTGAACTCATTCATCACGTCATCGGCGTTGTACGAGCCTCAATTCAACGATGCAGCGCTCTCAGCCACGGCAAACCTACTGGCCATTGAGTTGTATGGCCACGGTGATACGCGTACCGATGTTGAGCAGTTCACGTATTGGGACACCGCTGCCGCCAACCTCCAGGTACTGGATGCCCTGGGCATTCCGTCGGCCTTTGTATTGGGCACCTCGCAGGGGGGATGGATATGCGCGCGCATGGCTTTGCTTGCCCCGAAAAAAATCAAGGGCATCATGCCGTTGGGCACCTCGATGGACCACGAAAGTGGGCAGAGCCTAGAGCTCGGCTGCTGGAACGGATATGAATTTCTGACGCCTTCGGTTGACGAGTTCGCACTGCCTGTAGCCGACGATTGGCAGCTGACGGACGACTTTTGCGACGCTGTTTTGCAGGCCGGACTAGGCGATAGCGTGACGCCAGAGCAGCGTGACTTCTGGCGCGCGACCATCAAGCGAAACTATGCAGGTGATGAAGGCCGGCGTCGACTTCGCATGTGTGCGATCAATCTCCGAGACCGCGATGGGTTGTACGGTCGGCTCGACGGTATCAAGTGCCCCGTGTTGTGGATGCATGGAACCGCCGATGCCGTGTATTCAGTCGCAAATGCCGAAGCTGGGATCAAGAAATTTTCAAATTCGGTGGATGCAAAGCTGGAAGTGGTGCCAGGAGGGCAGCACTTTCTGAGTGCTTCGGATCCCTCAGCCGTCAATGCAGCCGCAGTGAAGTTTATTCAAACCTGGAATACGTAGGTCAGCTGGGCCTGCATAGGCCAAACCATCATTGTTCTGTGTGGACGAGGGGTGGTGCGCGGGGTGAAATTGCGTCCCAGATTTGCATGGGTGAGCGCTCAAAGCCTTTCGCATTCCTCTATGGCCGTAGTCCGCAGGGGTTCAGTGGGATGCGTGCCACGTCAATCCACTTCCCATTGCGACCAGCTTGGGCGGGCTCAACCATTTTTTGCTCGGCCCATGCTGTGAGTCTTTCCTGTCGTTTGAGAAGCGCTTCTTGCGGATCGGATATGGGGTACGCGTGCCCATTTTCAGTCGTTTCAAGTTCGATTTAGTCGATCTTCCATGACTCGGGTGAAATGGCAAACCACTGAACCCAACGGATGGACTGCACCCGCTTCAATGGACACCTGTGAGGGTCGAAAATGGAGCGGGTGAAGTCCACCAGCCCATGGCCCGTATTCGTTGGCCATGGTGGTCAAAATCGGATCGGCGCTGACAGGCGGGGCTTGTCAGCACCTCCCCCGGGCAGCACTTTCAGCAGCTCGCGCCAATTTCGACCCACCTACGTGTGCTCGCGCTGCTGAGGCGAGACGCAGAGCCGTCGAATGATGACCGCGGTGCGGGCAATAGCCACTCGTTCTGTTTCTTCGTCCATGAGCGCTGGCGAGTCCCTCCGCCAGCCATGGGCACAGATTCCGAAGCCCTGGGTGACCGAGTCTTGCGCTACCCAAGGGGTACGCTACAGAGCGCTGCCGCACACATTGAGGTTCAGTGGCAACTTGCGCTGCACAAAAGTCGCTCCAGCACCCGGCGATAGCCACATCGTGCGCTTTGCTTGACGTGCGGACCCATTCAGAAATCGGGTGCGCCGGTGATCTGGTTGACAACTTCGTGTGCTGCTTCATTGTGTTGGTCACCGCTGGTGACCGAAAACCCGCCACCCTCTTCTATGGTGAGCGCAAAGGACACCGCCAGGCGGCATCATCGCCGTTGCATTGAGGTTCAAGTGTCGCGAGGTTTTGAAACAGACCGCAGAAACTTGATAAACCTTGCGTCTCCAGCATAGGCCACGTTCACACGCAGCGCAGGAGAAGGTCCTTGGCGATCTGGATAGAAAACGGATCCGGGTGCCAGGAATATTCCTTGACTCGCGGCATGCCTGACGAGTTCAAGTTCGTCGCATTTCTTCGGAAGATCGACCCATAAGTAGTAGCCTCCCGGATCACTTGGGTGTACCTTGACCCCGGCACGCTCGAGTGCCTTTACCGCAGGGCCATGCGCCTCAGCGAGGCGAGCTTTCAGGCGGGTGATGTGCCGCCTGTACTGGCCCGCCGATATGAGTTGATGAACGACTCGTTCGACAAAATCCGAGGTGGATACAACAGTGACCATCTTGAGGTCGCAAAGCGCGGATATGCGTTCGGGCGCTCCTGCGATGTAGCCCACGCGCAGACCTGCCGAGAGGGTCTTGGAGAAGCTGCTCACATACAGCACCCTGTCCAGCTGATCCAGGGCTGCCAGGCGAGGTGCTGCCGCGGGCAGCAGGTCTGCAAATGGATCGTCTTCCACCACCAGGCAGTCATATTCAGCTGCAAGGCGCAGGAGCTTGTGAGCTTTCGGGAGGCTGATGGAACTGCCCGTCGGATTGTGTGCCAAGGATTGCGTAAAGAACACTTTGGGGCGGTGGAGTTTCATCAAGGCATGCAACGCCTCGAGGTCTGGGCCATCAGGCAACCTTGGCACGCCCAGCATGTGAGCCTTGGACAGTTTCAGTTTTCCAAACAGTGGGTAATAACCAGGCGCATCCACAAGCACCTTGTCACCCGGCTCAAGCAAGTGACGGATGATCAGATCGAGTGCGTGGTTGGCGCCTTGGGTGAGCAGAATCTGGCGGGCATGAACCTGAATGGAGCGTTCGCTGAGGAGGCGGACAACCGTCTCGCGCAGGGGTTGGTACCCCCAAGGCGTTCCGTAGCCGTGCTCGATGTCCGAGAGCCCTTCTGCCCGGGCACGTCGCAGGTGGCGACCCAACTCTGAGCCCTCCATCCAGCTGGGCGGTGGGCGTCCGTCACCCACTCGAACTTCATAGTGTTGTTCCAATTGTTCCCGCAGCAGCGAAACGACATCGACCGCTGCCGTCACATGGGGGGCGGGTGCCGCGGTCCATGTCCTCGGCATTTTCCGGACGAAGAAGCCCGAACCCGGACGAGACTCGAGGAACCCTCTGGCCACCAGTTGGTTGTAGGCCTCCACCACCGTATTGACCCCCAGCCCTTCTTTGTGAGCCGCGTCGCGCACCGAGCGCATGCGGGTGCCTGCGGGGAGGGTGTCTTGCTCGATGGCTTTTAGCAGCTTCGCGGTTAGCGTCTCGACCTTGCTGTCATCGGATCTTGTGGCCATGTTGCTTGCCTTGGTTAGGTGACTGTACCCATTGAAATATGGACACAGTTTTTTCAACTGTGTCCAAACTGTATCTGTAGATCGCGCACTTTGTCCATAGACTGAGTCCGGTTGCGATGATCCCCTTGGCAATTGAGCGAATGGGGCCACGTGATCAACAAAGAATCCACTCGCCTGGCGAGTTTGAAAAAAGATCTACGGAGACAAAACATGACCCAATCAAAACTGGCACGTCGTCAGATCCTCAAATCCGCCCTTGCATCCGCTGCCGCGGTAGGCGTTGCCGCGCCGCTGGCCGCACATGCCCAAGGTGCCACCGTGACCTGGCGCATGCAGGCGCTGTGGGACGGTGGCACCACCCCCCAGAAATTCGAGGAAAAGTTCGTTGCCCGCGTGGCCGAGCTGACGGGCGGGCGTTTCAAAATCAACCTGTTTTCGGCCGGCCAGATCGTGCCCGCTGCTCAGGCCTTTGACGCGGTTCGTGGTGGCGCCTTCGAAATGATGAAAACCTTTGACGGCTATGAAGCCGGCAAGATTCCTGCCTTCGCGTTCACCAGCACCATCCCATTTGGTTTTGCGGAGAGCGACGACTACGAAGCCTGGTTCTACGAGAAGGGCGGACTGGATCTGGTTCGCCAGGCCTATGCCCCGGCGGGACTGCACTACATCGCACCGACCGTTTACGGTCAAGAGCCGCTGCACTCGAAGGTGCCGATTCGGAAGATGGCCGATCTGGCCGGAAAGAAAGGGCGCTTTGTGGGGTTGGCGTCAGCGGTGATGGGTGCCATGGGCGTTTCGGTTACGCCACTGCCCACCGGGGAGGTGTACTCCGCACTCGACAAGGGCGTGATCGACATGGCCGACAGGGGTGACCTGACCGCCAACTTCGAAGCCGGTCTGGCCGAGGTTGCCAAATACGTGATCGTGCCCGGCTTCCATCAGCCCACCACCGCCACAGCCTACGTCGCCAATAAGGGGGCCTTCGAGAAGTTGCCAGTGGAATTCAAGGCCGCCTTGGCTGTGGCTGCTCGCGAGGTGTCTTCTGCGCTGCGCCAACACATTCTGGTGAACGACGCGAGCGTACTGGCCAAGTACGAAGCCAAGGGATGCGAAGTGATTCGTTTCAGTGCCGCCGACGTTGCCGCCGCACGCCCCAAAGCCATGGCTGCCTGGCGCACCGCGACCAAGGGAGATGCACTGGCGACCAAGATCCTGGACAGCCAGATCGCCTTCATGAAAGAGCTCGGCCTGCTGGCCTGATGTTCTAGGCCCGCACGCCGGCTTCGCCCAGAACTGGCGCGCTGGAGTTGCGGGCTGCACCACCGATTCTTCTCTGGAGCCTGTATGCCTGCTTGGCTGTCTGTCTCCACGTCGGCCATTACCACGCTCAATCGTTGGATCTTTCAGATCACGGTGTGGCTGATGGCGATCGTGGTTCCCGTGATGTTGTACGAGGTGGTGATGCGCTACCTCTTTGATGCGCCCACCGTTTGGGGCATGGAGCTGGCCGTGTTGCTCTTTGGCCCCTACTTCTTGCTCGGGGGCCCTTACCTCTTGCACTTGCGTGGCCATGTTGCACTGGACCTCGCACGTCAGCGCCTGAGCCTTGCCTGGCAGCGCCGTCTGGATTTGATCAATTTCCCGATCATCGTATTCTTTTGCGCGGTGTTGCTGTACTTCAGCGCCCCTTCTGCATTCAGCGCCTGGTCTTACCGGGAAACCAGCTTTTCTGCCTGGAACCCGCCGATTTGGCCCGCCAAACTCATGGTCCCGTTGGCGTTGGCGCTGATGTTGCTGCAGGCCTTGGTTGAATTCGTTCGCGTGTTGTTCAGGGCCCCTGATACTGCCGAGCAAAATCCCACTGAGGCTGCCCATCCATGAGCGCCAATGCCATCTTGCTGCTGATGTTCGGCAGCCTCACAGTGTTCATGCTCACCGGTTTGCCGATCGCCTTCGTCCTTGGCGGACTTTCGCTGCTCTTCACGGTCACGCTCTGGGAGCCCAACGCAGTTATCGTTTTGGTGCTTCAGATTTACGACACCATGAAGTCGGAGGCTTTGCTGGCCATTCCGCTGTTCATCCTGATGGCTTGCATCCTGCAGCGCTCCGGGGTGATCGAAGATCTGTACCGGGCCATGGAGCTCTGGTTTGGGCGAATCAAAGGTGGGTTGGCCATCGGTACCGTCATCATTTGCGTGGTCATGGCTGCCATGACAGGCGTGGTCGGCGCAGCAGTGACTGCCATGGGGATTCTTGCGCTGCCTGAAATGCTCAAGCGAGGTTACAAGCCCCAACTGGCTCTCGGCACCATCTGTGCCTCAGGTACGCTGGGCATTCTGATCCCGCCATCGGTCCTGACCATCGTTTACGCGGTCACGGCGCAGATTTCCATTGGGCAGATGTTGATCGCTGGGTTGATTCCGGGCTTGATCCTGGCCAGTCTCTACATTGGATACATCGTGGTGGTCGGATGGTTGCGGCCCGAATGGGTGCCGCTGGACCCGAACATGCAGGCCGTGCCGCTGAAGGCCAAGCTGCTGGCCCTGAAGGCGTTGGCTTTCCCTTCCATGTTGATCGTGATGATTCTGGGATCGATCTTCTTTGGTGTGGCCACACCCACGGAGTCTGCGGCGGTTGGCGTGGCCGGCGCCATGATCCCGGCCCTGCTCAAACGGCGACTCAACCTGGGCATGTTGCGTGCCAGTGGTGTCGATTCCCTGAAGGCCACGTCGATGATCTTGTGGATCACGCTTGGTGCGAAGGCTTATGTGGCGATATTCACAGGTCTCGGTGGCGCGGACACTTTGCTTGAATTCATCAAGGGTCTGGAAGTCAACCGCTGGTTCATTCTCGGCGCCATGATGCTCTTGCTGGTCTTTCTCGGCACAGTTCTTGACGAGCTCGGCATCATTCTCCTCACCGTACCGGTGTTCTTGCCCATCGTGCGTTTGCTGGGATTTGATGAGCTCTGGTTCGGTGTGCTGTACGCGATCACCATCCAGATGGGCTATATCAGCCCGCCCTTTGGCTACACGTTGTTCTACATCAAGGGCACCTTGCCAAAGCACATCGGCATGGACCTGGTCTACAAGGGCGTGATCCCCTTCTTCATCCTGCAGTTTGTTGGCTTGCTGATCTGCGCTGCCTTCCCCGACCTGGTCACCTACCTGCCGCGCCTGATGGCCGAACGCTGAGTTCACTCTTTCAATTTCATAGGACATCCCATGGACACCCATGCTCCGAGCAGCCGCATTGGCGGTTTCCACAAATTCAACGTGGCCCAGCGGATCGATAGCGTTGCAAAGTTTGCGCAACTGGATGACGCTGACAAGGCCTTGTTGCAGAACACCGGCAATCTGCCTGCAGAGCTGGCCGATCACCTCATTGAAAACTTCATCGGCACCATGAACATTCCGGTGGGCATTGCCACCAACATGAAGATTGATGGGCATGACCGCCTGATTCCCATGGCCACTGAAGAGTCTTCCGTGGTGGCTGCTGTGTGCAACGCGGCGCGCCAGTGCTACGACAACGGAGGCTTTGTTACTTCCATGTCGGGTACCGAAATGATTGCGCAAATCCAGCTTACACAGGTTCCTGATCCGCAACATGCTCGCTTGAAGATCCTCGAGCGCAAAGAAACTATTCGAGAAATGTGCGATGCCTGCGACCCGATTTTGGTCAAGCTCGGCGGCGGCTTTCGCGATCTTGAAGTGCGCGTGTTGGATACCCGAGGTGGCACCATGGTGGTCACCCATCTCATTGTCGATACCCGGGACGCGATGGGGGCCAACGCGGTCAACACCATGGCCGAACGCATCGCGCCGCACATTGCCGAATGGACGCTAGGAAAAAGCAACCTGCGCATCTTGTCCAATCTGGCTGACCGGCGTTTGGCCCGTGCTCGCTGTACCTGGCGTTTGGCCGACATCGGTGGCGCCGAAGTGCGCGACGCCATGGTGGCCGCCTACCACTTTGCAGAAGCCGACCCTTACCGTGCGGCGACACACAACAAGGGCATCATGAACGGTATCAGTGCCGTGGTGATGGCCACCGGCAACGACACTCGGGCGGTTGAAGCCGGCGCCCACGCCTATGCCGCTCGCAGTGGTCGCTATTCCAGCCTCTCGACATGGGAGGTGTCGGCTGAAGGAGACCTGGTCGGCTCCATTGAAATCCCCATGGCTGTTGGCCTGGTGGGTGGTGCGACCAAACTTCACCCCTGTGCCAAAGTGGCGCTCAAGGTTCTCAATGCGAAAACGGCAGAGGATCTTGCTCGCGTTATAGCTGCGGTGGGGCTTGCCCAGAACTTCTCGGCGATGAAGGCGCTGGCGACCACCGGTATCCAGAAAGGGCACATGTCGCTACATTCGCAGAACATTGCCATGATGGCAGGAGCTTTAGGGGAAGAAATAGACCTTGTAGCCCGCGTATTGGTTGAGCTCGGGACAGTGCGTCTGGATGTTGCTGAGGAAGAGCTTAGACGGTTCCGATCAGCAAGAGTTTGATGTCCGCTGGCTCCAGACATTCGAAACTGACGACTGAATGCTCGCGAGTGCCGCAACCTGTCATTCCCCCTGCAGGGTTTCAAGCGGCAGCTTGACCACACACTCCGGTCGTTCAGCCGATGTCGCTCAAGCCAAGTACCGGGATAGACTGGTCACGCAAGGGCTGAGCTGGTGCTCCCCAATCGGTATCGATTTACATCTTCAATCAATGGGTGATGTGTCCACCCACGCGCTTGCGGTTTCAATGCGCAACTGCAAATTCAATCGCTGGGCTAGAGTATCTGCCGCCCCCTGTAGGGGACCGTCGTTTTGAATGGCGATGTGGTTCGAGGGGAGCGCCAGGCTGACTTCGCGCTGGAGCCGCGCTGCGATAGCCGGGAGCTTTTCTCGCCCGCGTGCTGCCAGGCGCTGGGCGAGCACGTGGGGCGGAGCGCTGATATGCACCACGGTGGCTTCGGGCCACTGGGTAAGCAATGTGGGCAAATGCCCGCGCGAGCCGTTGACGAACACGCAGCGCCCTTGATCCAGCGCTGCAAGCTCGTTGGCGCGCACGCCATAGCGCAGCTCGTTGGCTTCCCAATGCAGGCCAAACGCTCCTTGCGCTCGAAGCCGATCAAACGTCGCCACGTCCACGGTTTCATGTTGCTCTCCGCCGGGTTGCGCCGGGCGCGTGATGGTGCGGCGCGCCCAGTGCGCTTTGGCGGCGCCCGGCCATGTTTGTCGCAAGGTGTGGAGCACGCTGTCTTTGCCCGCGCCTGAGGGGCCGATGATGTAGATCAGGCACTGGCTCATGTGGGAAATCCGGTTTGTTTCCAGAGCACGAAGTCGGCGCCGGGGGTGGGTTCCACAAAAATGGACAGGCAGTCCATTCGCAAGGGAGGCCGGCGGTTGAAGCGCTCGGCAGCCGCGCTCACCAGGCGATCCACAGTTTCATCAGGCGCGGCATTCAGATCGCCCGTCAGCGAAAAATGAAAACGAAACTGGTCCAACACCCACGGGTAGCCCCAGGCGAGCATCAGCGCATCTTGCTCTGGCGTGAGCCCGGAGGCGCGGCGGCGCTTCTTTTCTGCGGATGTCAAAGGGGCCGCCAGGGACTGCAATCGGGTCACGCTTTCCGCGGCCAGGCGATCCAACTCAGGCGAAGGATTCTCCGGGCGCAAGGCGAGAAACCGTCCCATGCGCACCACTTGCAAGTCGGGCAGATCAAAGGCCTTTTGCGTGGTGCACAGGGCCGCAACCGCATGGCGCAGTTGCTCCAGGTCCACGCCTTCGGCCAGACGAAAGGGTGCCTTGAGCGTGGCGTGCCAGCCATAGCGGCGCGGTTCGGCGGTGAGGTGGTGCTGGGTGGCCGCGTCCACACCTTTGATTTCCGGCTGGGGCTGGTCTTGGTGCCTGAGCGCGCAGCGGCCTAGCCATTCGCTGCCCATGGCCCACCAGGGTGATTCGATATCGGGTGCGGCGTAAATGGCCACGCGGTGGGGCTTGTCGGTCGGGCTATTGGCCATGGTCGTGATCCACGGTGAGGGTGACCCGATCACCGGCAAACCAGGTGCGGGCGTATTCGATGGGTACGCCGTCGACATCGACATTCACGCTGCTCACGTAGAGGGCCGGTCGGGTGGCGGGTTGGCGCAATTGACTCGCCACTTCTGCCGTGGGCATGCGGGCGCTGATGCGGCTCTGACGCCGCGTGTAGTCGGCCACACCCAGCGCCGCAAAAGCCTGGGTGATGGAGCCGGTCTGGCGCAGGTGATCGTCCAGAGCCGAAAAACGGGGCAGTGGGAAATAGCGGTCACTGAAATGCAAAGGCTGGCCACCGCCATCGCCGAGCACTTGCAGGTGCAGCACGGTCAGGCCGGTCTTGATCTCCAGCGCTTTGGCCACATCGGCCTTGGCCCGGATGGCGGTCGAGGCCAGCAAGCGCATGCCGCCCGGCAGGCCCACTTGGGCCAGGCTCTGCCGGTGGCGCGTGCGCTTGCTCAACATCAGGTCGACCGCGAACTCTTCCACATAGGTCCCGCTGCCTTGCGTCGAGCGCACGAGCCCTAGCTGCCCCAGGCTGGCCAGCGAGCGCCGGATGGTGTGGCGGTTGA encodes:
- a CDS encoding TRAP transporter large permease subunit, whose amino-acid sequence is MSANAILLLMFGSLTVFMLTGLPIAFVLGGLSLLFTVTLWEPNAVIVLVLQIYDTMKSEALLAIPLFILMACILQRSGVIEDLYRAMELWFGRIKGGLAIGTVIICVVMAAMTGVVGAAVTAMGILALPEMLKRGYKPQLALGTICASGTLGILIPPSVLTIVYAVTAQISIGQMLIAGLIPGLILASLYIGYIVVVGWLRPEWVPLDPNMQAVPLKAKLLALKALAFPSMLIVMILGSIFFGVATPTESAAVGVAGAMIPALLKRRLNLGMLRASGVDSLKATSMILWITLGAKAYVAIFTGLGGADTLLEFIKGLEVNRWFILGAMMLLLVFLGTVLDELGIILLTVPVFLPIVRLLGFDELWFGVLYAITIQMGYISPPFGYTLFYIKGTLPKHIGMDLVYKGVIPFFILQFVGLLICAAFPDLVTYLPRLMAER
- a CDS encoding AraC family transcriptional regulator; the encoded protein is MQTCSPMTSTSKPQPVAAHAQFSSDHNVDGFSGGKYETDGCTLLASSTGRKWSNGLGAELRRHTDLHCQPFLQPVNELAIAISGSATIQRRANGPEQKFVSKEGLACLCPRGVDVRYLHVAQGQLDMLHLYLPLDLYGLLESGEDAVSAGLIYTGGIDDPLVRGIGTAIAEELSREQPSSTSSLMVDSLSTAVAARLVERYARAGSPLAASAAQGSGILDKRRLSRVLEFIDTHAAADVSLDAIATEACLSRYHFIRAFKRSTGVTPLAYVNNVRIDRAKRLLRSTKRTVDDISAMLNFSSASNFTRTFKRTVGLTPSIYRSSAL
- the dctP gene encoding TRAP transporter substrate-binding protein DctP, with amino-acid sequence MTQSKLARRQILKSALASAAAVGVAAPLAAHAQGATVTWRMQALWDGGTTPQKFEEKFVARVAELTGGRFKINLFSAGQIVPAAQAFDAVRGGAFEMMKTFDGYEAGKIPAFAFTSTIPFGFAESDDYEAWFYEKGGLDLVRQAYAPAGLHYIAPTVYGQEPLHSKVPIRKMADLAGKKGRFVGLASAVMGAMGVSVTPLPTGEVYSALDKGVIDMADRGDLTANFEAGLAEVAKYVIVPGFHQPTTATAYVANKGAFEKLPVEFKAALAVAAREVSSALRQHILVNDASVLAKYEAKGCEVIRFSAADVAAARPKAMAAWRTATKGDALATKILDSQIAFMKELGLLA
- a CDS encoding TRAP transporter small permease subunit, which encodes MPAWLSVSTSAITTLNRWIFQITVWLMAIVVPVMLYEVVMRYLFDAPTVWGMELAVLLFGPYFLLGGPYLLHLRGHVALDLARQRLSLAWQRRLDLINFPIIVFFCAVLLYFSAPSAFSAWSYRETSFSAWNPPIWPAKLMVPLALALMLLQALVEFVRVLFRAPDTAEQNPTEAAHP
- the phnN gene encoding phosphonate metabolism protein/1,5-bisphosphokinase (PRPP-forming) PhnN produces the protein MSQCLIYIIGPSGAGKDSVLHTLRQTWPGAAKAHWARRTITRPAQPGGEQHETVDVATFDRLRAQGAFGLHWEANELRYGVRANELAALDQGRCVFVNGSRGHLPTLLTQWPEATVVHISAPPHVLAQRLAARGREKLPAIAARLQREVSLALPSNHIAIQNDGPLQGAADTLAQRLNLQLRIETASAWVDTSPID
- a CDS encoding DUF1045 domain-containing protein — translated: MANSPTDKPHRVAIYAAPDIESPWWAMGSEWLGRCALRHQDQPQPEIKGVDAATQHHLTAEPRRYGWHATLKAPFRLAEGVDLEQLRHAVAALCTTQKAFDLPDLQVVRMGRFLALRPENPSPELDRLAAESVTRLQSLAAPLTSAEKKRRRASGLTPEQDALMLAWGYPWVLDQFRFHFSLTGDLNAAPDETVDRLVSAAAERFNRRPPLRMDCLSIFVEPTPGADFVLWKQTGFPT
- a CDS encoding hydroxymethylglutaryl-CoA reductase, degradative — translated: MDTHAPSSRIGGFHKFNVAQRIDSVAKFAQLDDADKALLQNTGNLPAELADHLIENFIGTMNIPVGIATNMKIDGHDRLIPMATEESSVVAAVCNAARQCYDNGGFVTSMSGTEMIAQIQLTQVPDPQHARLKILERKETIREMCDACDPILVKLGGGFRDLEVRVLDTRGGTMVVTHLIVDTRDAMGANAVNTMAERIAPHIAEWTLGKSNLRILSNLADRRLARARCTWRLADIGGAEVRDAMVAAYHFAEADPYRAATHNKGIMNGISAVVMATGNDTRAVEAGAHAYAARSGRYSSLSTWEVSAEGDLVGSIEIPMAVGLVGGATKLHPCAKVALKVLNAKTAEDLARVIAAVGLAQNFSAMKALATTGIQKGHMSLHSQNIAMMAGALGEEIDLVARVLVELGTVRLDVAEEELRRFRSARV
- a CDS encoding PLP-dependent aminotransferase family protein, with the protein product MATRSDDSKVETLTAKLLKAIEQDTLPAGTRMRSVRDAAHKEGLGVNTVVEAYNQLVARGFLESRPGSGFFVRKMPRTWTAAPAPHVTAAVDVVSLLREQLEQHYEVRVGDGRPPPSWMEGSELGRHLRRARAEGLSDIEHGYGTPWGYQPLRETVVRLLSERSIQVHARQILLTQGANHALDLIIRHLLEPGDKVLVDAPGYYPLFGKLKLSKAHMLGVPRLPDGPDLEALHALMKLHRPKVFFTQSLAHNPTGSSISLPKAHKLLRLAAEYDCLVVEDDPFADLLPAAAPRLAALDQLDRVLYVSSFSKTLSAGLRVGYIAGAPERISALCDLKMVTVVSTSDFVERVVHQLISAGQYRRHITRLKARLAEAHGPAVKALERAGVKVHPSDPGGYYLWVDLPKKCDELELVRHAASQGIFLAPGSVFYPDRQGPSPALRVNVAYAGDARFIKFLRSVSKPRDT
- a CDS encoding alpha/beta hydrolase, which codes for MKSDVQTIRIPHLGGSTIGYRFGKPYDASLPTLVMVNSFITSSALYEPQFNDAALSATANLLAIELYGHGDTRTDVEQFTYWDTAAANLQVLDALGIPSAFVLGTSQGGWICARMALLAPKKIKGIMPLGTSMDHESGQSLELGCWNGYEFLTPSVDEFALPVADDWQLTDDFCDAVLQAGLGDSVTPEQRDFWRATIKRNYAGDEGRRRLRMCAINLRDRDGLYGRLDGIKCPVLWMHGTADAVYSVANAEAGIKKFSNSVDAKLEVVPGGQHFLSASDPSAVNAAAVKFIQTWNT
- the phnF gene encoding phosphonate metabolism transcriptional regulator PhnF, which gives rise to MTKTITSAFALPDPEQSFWARITNELADAIGRGTYGPGQRLPSEHFLAEQFGVNRHTIRRSLASLGQLGLVRSTQGSGTYVEEFAVDLMLSKRTRHRQSLAQVGLPGGMRLLASTAIRAKADVAKALEIKTGLTVLHLQVLGDGGGQPLHFSDRYFPLPRFSALDDHLRQTGSITQAFAALGVADYTRRQSRISARMPTAEVASQLRQPATRPALYVSSVNVDVDGVPIEYARTWFAGDRVTLTVDHDHGQ